Proteins encoded together in one Lagopus muta isolate bLagMut1 chromosome 3, bLagMut1 primary, whole genome shotgun sequence window:
- the PLAG1 gene encoding zinc finger protein PLAG1 isoform X1 encodes MATVIPGDLSEVRDTQKVPSGKRKRGETKPRKNFPCQLCDKAFNSVEKLKVHSYSHTGERPYKCTQQDCTKAFVSKYKLLRHMATHSPEKTHKCNYCEKMFHRKDHLKNHLHTHNPNKEAFKCEECGKNYNTKLGFKRHLALHAATSGDLTCKVCLQTFESTGVLLEHLKTHAGKSSGGVKEKKHQCEHCDRRFYTRKDVRRHMVVHTGRKDFLCQYCAQRFGRKDHLTRHMKKSHNQELLKVKTEPMDLLDPFTCNVSVPIKDELLPVMSLPSSELTSKPFTNTLQLNLYNTQIQSMQSSASAHQMVATSLPLGMPCPIDMESVHPSHQLSLKYPLSSTSYAVSMPEKEQPLKGEIESYLMELQSGMPSSSQDSQASSSKLGLDPQVGPLDDGSGEVSLSKGSVPISEPLNTPSLDFSQLFNFIPVNGPPYNPSVSVGNLGMSYTQEEAHSSMTQLPPQTQDPQDPSNSIGLGSLHSLSAAFTSSLSTTTTLPRFHQAFQ; translated from the exons ATGGCCACTGTCATTCCTGGTGATTTGTCAGAAGTAAGAGATACCCAGAAAGTCCCTTCAGGGAAACGTAAGCGTGGTGAAACCAAACCAAGAAAAAACTTTCCTTGCCAACTGTGTGACAAGGCCTTTAACAGTGTTGAGAAATTAAAGGTTCACTCATACTCTCACACAGGAGAGAGGCCCTACAAGTGCACACAACAAGACTGCACCAAGGCCTTTGTTTCTAAGTACAAATTACTAAG GCATATGGCTACTCATTCTCCTGAGAAAACCCACAAGTGTAATTATTGTGAGAAAATGTTTCACCGAAAAGATCACCTAAAGAATCACCTACATACACACAATCCCAACAAAGAGGCCTTTAAGTGTGAAGAATGTGGAAAGAACTACAATACCAAGCTTGGGTTCAAACGTCACCTGGCTTTGCATGCTGCAACAAGCGGTGACCTCACCTGTAAGGTATGTTTGCAGACTTTTGAAAGCACAggagtgctgctggagcacctAAAAACTCATGCAGGCAAGTCATCGGGTggagtgaaggagaaaaaacaccAGTGTGAACACTGTGATCGTCGGTTCTACACCCGAAAGGATGTCCGTAGACACATGGTAGTGCACACTGGAAGAAAGGACTTCCTCTGTCAGTACTGTGCACAGAGATTTGGGCGGAAGGATCACCTAACGCGCCACATGAAGAAAAGTCACAACCAAGAACTTTTGAAGGTCAAAACAGAGCCAATGGACCTTCTAGATCCCTTTACCTGCAACGTTTCTGTGCCTATCAAGGATGAGCTGCTTCCAGTGATGTCGTTACCTTCCAGTGAACTGACATCAAAGCCATTTACAAACACTTTGCAATTAAATCTCTACAACACTCAGATTCAGTCCATGCAGAGTTCTGCATCCGCGCACCAAATGGTTGCCACATCATTACCATTGGGGATGCCTTGTCCAATAGATATGGAGTCTGTCCACCCTTCGCACCAGCTATCGTTGAAATATCCGCTCAGTTCTACCTCATATGCAGTTTCTATGCCTGAAAAAGAACAGCCTTTGAAAGGGGAAATCGAAAGTTACTTAATGGAGTTGCAAAGTGGTATGCCTTCTTCATCCCAGGATTCTCAAGCATCTTCATCAAAACTAGGGCTGGATCCACAAGTAGGGCCACTAGATGATGGGTCTGGGGAGGTTTCCCTTTCCAAGGGCTCCGTTCCTATTAGTGAACCTCTAAACACCCCGTCATTGGACTTTTCTCAGCTGTTCAACTTCATACCCGTCAATGGCCCTCCCTATAATCCTTCTGTTTCGGTGGGAAACCTTGGAATGAGTTACACGCAGGAGGAGGCACATTCTTCTATGACTCAACTTCCACCACAGACACAGGATCCACAAGATCCTAGCAATAGTATAGGTCTTGGGTCTCTGCACTCATTGTCAGCAGCTTTCACGAGCAGTCTAAGCACAACCACCACCCTACCACGATTTCATCAAGCTTTCCAATAG
- the PLAG1 gene encoding zinc finger protein PLAG1 isoform X2, giving the protein MATHSPEKTHKCNYCEKMFHRKDHLKNHLHTHNPNKEAFKCEECGKNYNTKLGFKRHLALHAATSGDLTCKVCLQTFESTGVLLEHLKTHAGKSSGGVKEKKHQCEHCDRRFYTRKDVRRHMVVHTGRKDFLCQYCAQRFGRKDHLTRHMKKSHNQELLKVKTEPMDLLDPFTCNVSVPIKDELLPVMSLPSSELTSKPFTNTLQLNLYNTQIQSMQSSASAHQMVATSLPLGMPCPIDMESVHPSHQLSLKYPLSSTSYAVSMPEKEQPLKGEIESYLMELQSGMPSSSQDSQASSSKLGLDPQVGPLDDGSGEVSLSKGSVPISEPLNTPSLDFSQLFNFIPVNGPPYNPSVSVGNLGMSYTQEEAHSSMTQLPPQTQDPQDPSNSIGLGSLHSLSAAFTSSLSTTTTLPRFHQAFQ; this is encoded by the coding sequence ATGGCTACTCATTCTCCTGAGAAAACCCACAAGTGTAATTATTGTGAGAAAATGTTTCACCGAAAAGATCACCTAAAGAATCACCTACATACACACAATCCCAACAAAGAGGCCTTTAAGTGTGAAGAATGTGGAAAGAACTACAATACCAAGCTTGGGTTCAAACGTCACCTGGCTTTGCATGCTGCAACAAGCGGTGACCTCACCTGTAAGGTATGTTTGCAGACTTTTGAAAGCACAggagtgctgctggagcacctAAAAACTCATGCAGGCAAGTCATCGGGTggagtgaaggagaaaaaacaccAGTGTGAACACTGTGATCGTCGGTTCTACACCCGAAAGGATGTCCGTAGACACATGGTAGTGCACACTGGAAGAAAGGACTTCCTCTGTCAGTACTGTGCACAGAGATTTGGGCGGAAGGATCACCTAACGCGCCACATGAAGAAAAGTCACAACCAAGAACTTTTGAAGGTCAAAACAGAGCCAATGGACCTTCTAGATCCCTTTACCTGCAACGTTTCTGTGCCTATCAAGGATGAGCTGCTTCCAGTGATGTCGTTACCTTCCAGTGAACTGACATCAAAGCCATTTACAAACACTTTGCAATTAAATCTCTACAACACTCAGATTCAGTCCATGCAGAGTTCTGCATCCGCGCACCAAATGGTTGCCACATCATTACCATTGGGGATGCCTTGTCCAATAGATATGGAGTCTGTCCACCCTTCGCACCAGCTATCGTTGAAATATCCGCTCAGTTCTACCTCATATGCAGTTTCTATGCCTGAAAAAGAACAGCCTTTGAAAGGGGAAATCGAAAGTTACTTAATGGAGTTGCAAAGTGGTATGCCTTCTTCATCCCAGGATTCTCAAGCATCTTCATCAAAACTAGGGCTGGATCCACAAGTAGGGCCACTAGATGATGGGTCTGGGGAGGTTTCCCTTTCCAAGGGCTCCGTTCCTATTAGTGAACCTCTAAACACCCCGTCATTGGACTTTTCTCAGCTGTTCAACTTCATACCCGTCAATGGCCCTCCCTATAATCCTTCTGTTTCGGTGGGAAACCTTGGAATGAGTTACACGCAGGAGGAGGCACATTCTTCTATGACTCAACTTCCACCACAGACACAGGATCCACAAGATCCTAGCAATAGTATAGGTCTTGGGTCTCTGCACTCATTGTCAGCAGCTTTCACGAGCAGTCTAAGCACAACCACCACCCTACCACGATTTCATCAAGCTTTCCAATAG